The proteins below come from a single bacterium BMS3Abin14 genomic window:
- a CDS encoding tetratricopeptide repeat protein: MGYVKKRIRKRKTTDPDEFVSFYQRILDRTRDNLNLVLYSGTAIVLVVFVVFGLMWNRANRDKAAGEALGAAVLNYQSQTFENGTTDAQTVKDVLRQSLKSFRKVSSTYPGTLQGNSATLYASNILVRMGSYNEAAAVLEDLISREPDFAEKLRVSYLLGRAYEGGGNYEKALSVYGNLLENSGVEMRPVLMMDRARCFELKGDRDKAAETYRNVIQDFSDSVIGLKAKSELALLGESTEESP, encoded by the coding sequence ATGGGTTACGTTAAAAAAAGAATCCGAAAGAGGAAGACCACCGATCCTGACGAGTTTGTCTCATTCTATCAGCGGATACTGGACCGGACTCGGGACAATCTCAACCTTGTCCTGTACTCCGGCACAGCCATCGTCCTGGTGGTTTTTGTCGTTTTCGGCCTTATGTGGAACAGGGCAAACAGGGATAAAGCCGCAGGCGAGGCGCTTGGCGCTGCTGTTTTAAACTATCAGTCTCAGACATTTGAGAATGGAACGACAGATGCCCAGACGGTAAAAGATGTGCTGAGGCAATCCTTGAAGTCCTTCAGGAAGGTGTCATCCACGTATCCGGGAACACTTCAGGGAAATTCCGCAACCCTCTACGCTTCCAACATACTTGTCCGCATGGGCAGCTACAATGAAGCGGCCGCGGTGTTGGAAGATCTCATTTCCAGAGAGCCGGATTTTGCCGAAAAACTTCGCGTGTCATATCTGCTCGGGCGTGCATACGAGGGTGGCGGAAACTACGAAAAGGCCCTCTCCGTCTATGGAAACCTGCTGGAAAACAGCGGCGTTGAGATGCGTCCTGTCCTCATGATGGACCGTGCCAGATGCTTTGAACTCAAAGGTGACAGGGACAAGGCAGCCGAAACATACCGCAATGTCATTCAGGATTTCTCCGACAGCGTTATAGGGCTTAAGGCAAAATCCGAACTGGCCCTTCTGGGTGAATCCACAGAAG